One Hyperolius riggenbachi isolate aHypRig1 chromosome 12, aHypRig1.pri, whole genome shotgun sequence genomic window, cgacagagggtatgtgtgtccaccaaactagtcgccaccctgcgacgatgaacacacaaccatgaagataaagtgagaaggcaatcgccaaagatggcgattgctaacagcgacacaagaccgaataagcacagatgaggaatgtatgtatgtccaccaatctagccgccaacctgcgacggtgaaaaaatcaattaacccttcgcacactcacatgcaaatgttcaaacaaatgcattcacagatttactcatccaggcacaactgttatccctacagctaaactaaaagccagggttttagttcacagaagaatgcattcttatgcttagtcacctatactgcgtagaagtacccaggtaaacataggtgtcctaactctggccctgtaacatgcatagtgcagacatgcaaacatattcattgcatcaaacctgaatgcatttgtttgaacatttgcatgtgagtgtgcgaagggtaattgattttttctgtttctagccacacccccttcagcacctccctttccctaataatttatttaatgtcctaactagaggcgatgtgcctggatatatgtatgtttattcttatcattgacccctgtggctagggtccaattcggtgcactcccccttcccctgtatgtttgtcaacatgcagacagcttatgctggtgtatgcgcatggtgcacatggacacataatgttagctcccttgtgcgattggtaagatgcactgtcttttccaggagaggaagttaggatgtgtgcttctaatccattgataggtttgatgcaatgaatgtgtttgcatgtctgcactatgcatgttacagggccagagtgaggacacctatgtttacctgggtacttctacgcagtataggtgactaagcataagaatgcattcttctgtgaactaaaaccctggcttttaatttagctgtagggataacagttgtgcctggatgagtaaatctgtgaatgcatttgtttgaacatttgcatgtgagtgtgcgaagggttaattgattttttctgtttctagccacacccccttcagcacctccctttccctaataatttatttaatgtcctaactagaggcgatgtgcctggatatatgtatgtttaacctgcgacggtggacacacaacagaagaaaccaagtgagtgcaatcgcaagagaagcgattgcggaagagaatgagcacagggacagaatgtatgtatgtgccccaatctagtcgcaaacccgcgacagtgcacatacaacagcaaatatgaagtaggaacgcaatcgcgagagaggcgattgccagaggtgacacaaggctacagcaaggcagagcacgagagtagcaaaggcacagcaaatcatacaatgagaagataaggaaaataacaaacgctaactaaacgcgaacaccgcactcattcgcaacagtgcacgcgtttatgcgcggtccccgcgtgttaagcacaacagagacaagcacgcctaactaaccaccgacagacaaacatgaaacagaggacgcgagcgcttgcttaacggttacctcaccgagcctccagcaagcgttcgtagctgacaagacagatacatgaaaacaggaataagtgagagatacgatccactgctctttccgccagagcgagtgcgatccaagtatagcaagagagatggagatcagacggatccacagcactagcgcaaggcgagtgcgatccaggaaagacagatcagatgagatagctggtagcaaccgctgctccagctatactccaagaacaaagatcagaacgacttcctgtcgcccaccgctgggacaggacaatcgcaacagacaaacaaaacagatatgcaatcctaactgcactagggaacctgcctagtgcagtcccaggaattactctaggctaatcttcaaacaaagagcaaggctgacactccaggagtgtttcacaagaCTAACCCttttgaccagcaaaggactctaggaaacatagctctttatactgccagtcatcaaaggaggcaggtaggggatttgcataacgagtgtatgcaaattcctcagcagcagaacagaccagaaacttgtaatggaaagacaggtctctcttccagagacctgcagcccacagactagaggaatggtcaaacagctgtctgccagtgcagccagctgagcggatcattacacgctGCTATAGCATAGCACAACGTTATAGTGCGCGCACTGCACAAGGGTCATTCAGGGTTCCTGTGATCACTGGACCCCGAATGACTTCTTCCTCTGAGTTGCTAGGACTCTGAGGGGGAATAGCATCCGGCTACAGATGGGAACTGAGCCTACAGGACTTACGTAGATCATCCAAGCTTTGTAGCGTTCCTTCAGATTGTACAGGACAGCCGGTTCGTTCAGGTGAGTCAGCATGGCCATGTCCTCTATCTTATCGAACTTAGGAGGATTCATAGGGAAGACATTATCCGGTTTCACCGTGACAGTCTGAAACACAAAATACAGATACACTTCACCCACTGTCTGCCTCTTGTGTTACTTTTTCAGCTACAGTTCATTACAAATATCCCATATTCCGCAATATGATGTGTGCTTTGAGGCTGGGGGCACACTAGGCTGAAATGCTAGAGAtgctactgttttttttttagctttttgttttattttggtaactatggggaagGGGTGGAAGGAGTTCGAAAATAATAAAactgtatttaatttttctatgtgtaatatgttggcgctttataaatacaattaataataataatatgtaaaaGTGTAATCTTGTAATTGGGTGTAGTTTcactttttagccacaagatggtgaTACACTAACACCATGTTCTATAAATagaaaggtacagactaaccagcaagctcatggtgacccagaactcattggagtgtgtaagggacaacaatggtcctaaaagcccccttactaagatgttaagaaaaacaaaactgaattatcgcaaattctttctgttttaggaaagcaaacttttgtttttcttaacatcttagtaagggggcttttaggaccattgtagtcccttacacactccaatgagttctgggtcaccatgagtttgctggttaGACTGTACCActcagtgttacaagccctactgcatagagccaaattaatccatgccatgcactgatgaggatcaaacatttcgaaacagtctgtatgcatgttggattattatggctctgtacaaatgaacaagctgacacatcattgcattccagcggttctggaggtgtgtttagcttctaagggtacaatggttaatttgcatatatccagcagtgttgctctgggagacatctcaagctcactccaacctgaattatcgcaaattctttctgttttaggaaagcaaacttttgtttttctataaaTAGAAGACAGACCCAAGTGTTTACATgtgctgtaaaggtgcccatacacttaaacGTTTtaccgccgatagacagcagattcgatcactgtgatcaaatcggctgtgaaatcgatgcgcaaacgctgaccgaacgaccgatttccgtccgaaatcgatcgttcctgtcgatctgtccgcgcggaagattttgctcgatcgccggtgaGTCggtgctagcggcaatacattacctgttccgccggcgcatgtccccgctctccctgctgtcccttctccatgctgggctccggctggcttcacttcttcctgtcccgacaggaagtttaaacagtagagcgccctctactgtttaaacttcccctgacaggaagtaaagtgaagctggagcccagagcagagaagagacagcggagaccggggggactTGCGCAGGCTGGATCACATAATGTATGCTGGGGGGGCGGCGGtaccggcagctccacagattgtgaatcggtttcgtagtgaaatcgattcaaaatctgtttgcagtgtaggcagccaatagatccctctttgatcagattcgataacagagggatctatctgctggtcgatctggtggcaatcggccagtgtatggcagcctttaacctagttttttttttgttaaatcagaGCTTTCGCTGCTGCCGGAAGCTCCGATTCATCACTGGCACAGTGATCGGGTTTGAGAACAGCTGTTTCTCATTCCCCGATCACGGAAGGGACAGGACTGCAGCGTATGTGAACAGGAGAGACGCGATAATCGTGTGCGGCGGCGGTAAGTAAACAGTTTGCATAACTACGCTCCTAAAGTGAAGTaaacaggggcatagatatgcgtAGCAAGGGCGCTGAAGAATTTAAATATTATTTTACTTTATCTGCATACTTTGTTTATTGAATACAATCCATTTGCCCATAGGAGGGACAGGAAAGCATTTGGGGAAGTTTCTCCTGAAGTGAGGCTGTTCATAACAGGACAGTGGAGTCTGGAGGATGAAGCCTAGTTTGTCTATCTTCATGGAAGCCTGTAAATTTGCATATAGAAGAAAACCTGATCTTCCTGTGTTTGTGAGAGGATTTGAAAGTACAGTCCATACAGGTTGCTGGATATTAGGTGTGGTTTTATTCTTCTTCTTTTACAGTAGTGTGATGATGGTAACGCCAACAGTCTACAGTGACATCTAACTATTTTAGGGAAGTGATATTTCTTAGGAAAGATTTCCTGTAGGACTTACCCTGCCATCCTCAGTTTCTACGGTTGTTTTTCCAGCGTCTGTACTCTTGATCTTGCCTTTGACGTAATCGAGGTTGGGGTCGGTGACATAGCAGTAAGTCTTGGCTTCAAACGGCTGGTTCTGGGCCTCAATTCGCTCTTTTTCAGGCTTCCGGAGGAAGGGAGCCGCCACCCCGTACACCGCCATCTCTGCGTCGCTACTCATGATGACAGCTGGGGCCAGAAGGAAAGAGAAGAGACAGCGGTCACTCACTGGGACAGTGGTATAATGTAAAGAcgcatacacacgccataccgccggcaacgacgggtccgtcagaccctcccactgggcggacattcagccgacagtagcacgtgtgtacgcgctgtgagCAGACCGATAagtctgtttctgaacgatctgctcagcggaatgttcagaaacagccttatcagtctgccgacagtgcatacacatgtGCTACTGACGGCTGAACTTCCGCCCAGCGGgaaggtctgacggacccattgtTGCCagcggtatggcgtgtgtacgcgccttaaggtAGATATTTTGAGAGGCTGGATCAAGTAACTATAACAAATGGAATAAAGTCATGTTAAGCTGGAGTTCTCGAATAAGCCAGAAAATACCTTGGCTATTCAATCACCTTTTTTTCTGAATCAAATTCAAAAAGAAAACAGGTGACTGGCACTCGAGTGTCCTGGAAAAGCAATTGGAATGGGATTACCGAGCCGACTGTGCTCTCTACCTGGTGAGAGTATCACAATTAAAACTTGAAAAGAAAAGCAGGTCCGGCACCAGTCGGCAATGCTTCAGTGAGAAATTTATTCCAATAGGTACAGTAAGGTTACTTGGAGGTACAAAAAGACGGCCTTCTTTTTGTACCTCCATGTAACCTTACTGTACCTATTGGAATAAATTTCTCACTGAAGCATTGACGACTGGTGCCGGAGCTGCTTTTCTTTTCAAGTTTTACCTTTCTTCTGAATCCTGTTTCCACAGGATTCATTTTctctccttaacctcctgagcgataatcccgagctgagctcggggtatatcgcgcaggaggatttctcaggccctggtgggccgatttgcataattttttttttgttacacgcagctagcactttgctagctgcgtgtaacttccgatcgccgccgatctgccgctacccgccgtgccgcgcagccccccctccagaccccttgtgcagcctggccaatcagtgccaggcagcgctgaggggtggatcgtgactccctctgacgtcacgacgccatggcgaccggcgaccggggaagcccagcaggaaatcccgtctgaacgagatttcctgcttactctaatcgccgaaggcgatcggagtgggtggggggatgccgctgcgcagcggctatcatgtagcgagcccagggctcgctacatgatttaaaaaagaattttttttaaaaaaagtgctgcgccccctcctgggtgatgcaattgtatcgcccagagggttaaaggagtCGTCAAGCAACTCCTGCTACCCATAGTagtacttatccggggcttcctccagcccctggcagcccttTTGTCCCTCGCTACAGCTTTGCTGGCCCgttctactgcgcctgtgtgagcgccGTTGTCAATCACCTCCATGTGGTCCGCATTCGGCCTgcaggccttgtgtttgacacctgtgctctacagTAATCACTTTCAATAATCAGTAAACTAACTTACTCACTAAGCAATGTGCTAGCAGTTAGgtggtgaagcgtttttggtttgaattttttttttaatctccgtGCATAAATTAAGGTAAGAAATCTGAAATGACTTTTGATAAAATCACATCGATCTGAAGCGTGAATCTTTTTTAACAACAAAAGTGGGCTTTCCCTTTTAATAATGCTAATTAT contains:
- the LOC137541042 gene encoding myosin-3-like translates to MSSDAEMAVYGVAAPFLRKPEKERIEAQNQPFEAKTYCYVTDPNLDYVKGKIKSTDAGKTTVETEDGRTVTVKPDNVFPMNPPKFDKIEDMAMLTHLNEPAVLYNLKERYKAWMIYVSPVGSVPICSRMLFPLRVLATQRKKSFGVQ